A region of Kribbella sp. NBC_01245 DNA encodes the following proteins:
- a CDS encoding glutamate--cysteine ligase, whose translation MGEEVDRVEFTRADRTAFRDQVHRNLDAFARMLREARFDAERPMTGIEIELNLVDENNDPAMKNTEVLSAISDDAFQTELGQFNVEINVPPGQIDGDGLDKMEKSIRASLNAAEEKASRTGSSMVVVGILPTLMTEHISRDALSTNPRYALLNDQIFAARGEDLHVAIDGVERLQVTADSIVPEAACTSTQFHLQVTPEAFPRYWNAAQAIAGVQLAVGANSPFLFGKELMRETRIALFEQAADTRTDELKTQGVRPRVWFGERWITSIFDLFEENSRYYPALLPVTSDEDPIAVLDRGDTPALAELRLHNGTIYRWNRPVYDVVRDRPHLRVENRVLPAGPTVVDTIANGAFYFGLVRALADDERPIWSQMSFSAAEENFHNAARQGIDAEVFWPGVGTARATELVLRRLLPMASLGLDQWGVDAAVRDRLLGIIEQRCLLNRNGASWQAEMFHKHYTKGQHGRRDALRAMLQRYRDHMHENLPVHEWPID comes from the coding sequence ATGGGCGAAGAGGTCGACCGGGTCGAGTTCACCCGGGCGGATCGGACCGCGTTCCGTGATCAGGTCCACCGCAACCTGGACGCGTTCGCGCGGATGCTGCGGGAGGCGCGGTTCGACGCCGAGCGGCCGATGACCGGGATCGAGATCGAGCTGAACCTGGTCGACGAGAACAACGATCCGGCGATGAAGAACACCGAGGTGCTGAGCGCGATCTCGGATGACGCGTTCCAGACCGAGCTGGGCCAGTTCAACGTCGAGATCAACGTGCCACCGGGCCAGATCGACGGCGACGGCCTGGACAAGATGGAGAAGTCCATCCGGGCCAGCCTGAACGCGGCCGAGGAGAAGGCTTCCCGAACCGGTTCATCGATGGTCGTGGTCGGCATCCTGCCCACGCTGATGACCGAGCACATCTCCCGCGACGCGCTGAGCACCAACCCGCGCTACGCGTTGCTCAATGACCAGATCTTCGCCGCGCGTGGTGAGGACCTGCATGTCGCCATCGACGGTGTGGAGCGGTTGCAGGTCACGGCCGACAGCATCGTGCCCGAAGCTGCCTGTACGTCGACCCAGTTCCACCTGCAGGTCACTCCGGAGGCGTTCCCGCGCTACTGGAACGCGGCCCAGGCGATCGCCGGCGTACAACTGGCCGTGGGAGCGAACTCGCCGTTCCTGTTCGGCAAGGAGCTGATGCGGGAGACCCGGATCGCGTTGTTCGAGCAGGCGGCCGACACGCGCACGGATGAGCTCAAGACGCAGGGCGTCCGGCCGCGAGTGTGGTTCGGCGAGCGCTGGATCACCTCGATCTTCGACCTCTTCGAGGAGAACTCGCGCTACTACCCGGCGCTCTTGCCGGTCACCTCGGACGAGGACCCGATCGCCGTGCTGGATCGCGGCGACACGCCCGCTTTGGCGGAATTGCGGCTGCACAACGGGACGATCTATCGCTGGAACCGGCCTGTGTACGACGTTGTCCGGGATCGCCCCCATCTGCGGGTGGAGAACCGGGTGCTGCCGGCCGGGCCGACCGTGGTGGACACGATCGCGAACGGCGCTTTCTACTTCGGATTGGTCCGTGCGTTGGCCGACGACGAGCGGCCGATCTGGTCGCAGATGTCGTTCAGCGCCGCCGAGGAGAACTTCCACAACGCTGCCAGGCAAGGCATTGACGCGGAAGTGTTCTGGCCTGGCGTCGGTACGGCGCGGGCGACCGAGCTGGTGCTGCGGAGATTGTTGCCGATGGCATCGCTCGGGCTGGACCAGTGGGGCGTGGACGCGGCGGTTCGCGATCGCCTGCTGGGCATCATCGAACAACGTTGTCTTCTGAATCGGAACGGCGCCTCCTGGCAGGCGGAGATGTTCCACAAGCACTACACCAAAGGTCAGCACGGTCGCCGGGACGCTTTGCGGGCGATGTTGCAGAGATATCGCGACCACATGCACGAGAACCTCCCCGTCCACGAGTG
- a CDS encoding MBL fold metallo-hydrolase, translating to MNATVGVWLDPGMASFPDKWDDGTDLGSPSYQVHWYDERTAIIRQALHTNFEGPFLYLLLGSERALLLDTGTGHIDLRAIADDLLAERDLSLVVAHTHGHGDHIGGDAQFSDRPDTVVVGTSQADVASYFQLADWPEQPGEYDLGGRVLDVIPIPGHQGSDVAFYDRASRLLLTGDSLYPGRLYVPDWTSYRASMRRLADFVADGNAPDWVLGAHIEMTDQPGQDYAMGADVHPGEHQLQLDPAVLTELADALAEAGPEPQHLRRDHFIVVPR from the coding sequence ATGAACGCAACTGTGGGCGTGTGGTTGGATCCGGGGATGGCGAGCTTTCCGGATAAGTGGGATGACGGGACTGACCTCGGTAGTCCGTCGTACCAGGTGCATTGGTACGACGAACGCACCGCGATCATCCGGCAGGCGTTGCACACCAACTTCGAAGGGCCGTTCCTCTACCTCCTGCTCGGATCCGAGCGAGCCCTGCTGCTGGACACTGGCACGGGCCACATCGACCTGCGCGCAATCGCGGACGACCTGCTTGCCGAAAGAGACCTGAGCCTGGTCGTCGCCCACACCCACGGGCACGGCGACCACATCGGCGGCGACGCCCAGTTCTCGGATCGGCCCGACACGGTTGTTGTCGGTACGTCGCAAGCGGACGTCGCGTCGTACTTCCAGCTGGCGGATTGGCCAGAGCAACCGGGGGAGTACGACCTGGGCGGACGCGTGCTCGACGTCATTCCGATTCCCGGCCACCAGGGGTCCGACGTCGCGTTCTACGACCGGGCGAGCCGACTACTCCTGACCGGGGACTCGCTGTATCCGGGCCGGTTGTACGTGCCGGACTGGACGTCGTACCGCGCGAGTATGCGACGACTCGCGGACTTCGTTGCCGACGGCAATGCCCCCGACTGGGTGCTGGGCGCGCATATCGAGATGACGGACCAGCCCGGGCAGGACTACGCGATGGGCGCTGACGTTCATCCCGGCGAGCACCAGCTCCAACTGGACCCCGCGGTCCTTACCGAACTGGCCGACGCGCTGGCCGAGGCCGGGCCGGAACCGCAACACCTCCGCCGCGACCACTTCATCGTCGTACCACGGTGA
- a CDS encoding DNA polymerase IV: protein MRKEPSILHVDLDAFFAAVEQRDKPSLRGKPVVVGGIGLRGVVSTASYEARKYGVRSAMSTAEARARCPHAAYLGGRFDAYRATSAAVMAQMRELSPLIEPLSLDEAFVDLAAAGLTELDVEQVTVIADQLKKAIQEASGGLTASVGAGTSKLIAKIASDLDKPNGTVVVPAGTEAEFLAPMQVTVIPGVGPATAQRLTMAGVRTVADLQQLSLDELVRQLGTSQGTNLYRLATADDDRAVVSDRETKSISVEDTFETDLVDRAVLAAIGDGMARRVSERLQKAQLSGRTVTVKTRMHDFTTHTRSSTLAGPTDDPRIIARVARRLLEDSDISGGIRLLGVGVSSLADWIQDDLFIDTETADALASGASGLEAAELPERPLARGRAGYYPGQDVVHSEYGEGWVWGSGRGRVTVRFETATTPPGPIRTFPIEDPALSPHHPHRPIEDDDPEPT, encoded by the coding sequence GTGCGTAAAGAGCCGTCGATCCTGCACGTCGACCTGGACGCGTTTTTCGCGGCGGTCGAGCAGCGGGACAAACCTTCCCTGCGGGGCAAGCCGGTCGTGGTCGGCGGTATCGGCCTGCGCGGAGTCGTCTCGACCGCGTCTTATGAGGCCCGCAAGTACGGCGTGCGCTCGGCGATGTCGACCGCCGAGGCTCGCGCGCGCTGTCCGCATGCGGCGTATCTCGGTGGCAGGTTCGACGCCTACCGGGCGACCAGCGCGGCGGTGATGGCCCAGATGCGCGAGTTGTCGCCGCTGATCGAGCCGCTGTCGCTGGACGAGGCCTTTGTCGACCTGGCCGCCGCCGGTTTGACCGAGCTCGACGTCGAGCAGGTGACGGTTATCGCGGATCAGCTGAAGAAGGCGATCCAGGAGGCCAGTGGTGGGCTCACGGCGTCGGTCGGGGCTGGTACGTCGAAGTTGATCGCGAAGATCGCCAGCGATCTGGACAAGCCGAACGGGACCGTGGTGGTGCCGGCCGGGACTGAGGCGGAGTTTCTCGCGCCGATGCAGGTGACGGTGATTCCGGGTGTTGGGCCGGCGACTGCCCAGCGGTTGACGATGGCGGGCGTTCGGACGGTGGCCGATCTGCAGCAATTGAGTCTGGATGAGTTGGTGCGGCAGCTTGGTACGTCGCAGGGCACGAACTTGTATCGGCTCGCGACGGCTGACGACGATCGCGCGGTGGTGAGTGATCGGGAGACCAAGTCGATCAGTGTTGAGGACACGTTCGAGACCGATCTGGTGGACCGGGCTGTGCTGGCGGCGATTGGTGATGGGATGGCTCGGCGGGTGTCTGAGCGGCTGCAGAAGGCTCAGTTGTCTGGGCGGACGGTGACGGTGAAGACGCGGATGCATGACTTCACTACGCATACTCGGTCGTCGACGTTGGCTGGGCCTACGGATGATCCGCGGATCATTGCGCGGGTGGCGCGTCGGTTGCTCGAGGACAGCGATATCTCTGGTGGGATCCGGCTGCTTGGTGTGGGTGTGTCGTCGTTGGCGGATTGGATCCAGGACGATCTGTTCATTGATACTGAGACGGCTGATGCGCTGGCTTCTGGGGCTTCGGGGCTTGAGGCGGCTGAGCTGCCGGAGCGTCCGCTTGCTCGTGGGCGGGCTGGGTATTACCCGGGGCAGGATGTGGTTCACAGCGAGTACGGCGAGGGGTGGGTCTGGGGCTCAGGCCGAGGCCGCGTAACCGTCCGCTTCGAAACCGCCACCACCCCACCCGGCCCCATCCGAACCTTCCCCATCGAAGACCCCGCCCTCTCCCCCCACCACCCCCACCGCCCGATCGAGGACGACGACCCCGAGCCCACGTAG
- the ddaH gene encoding dimethylargininase, producing the protein MTQRALVRRPGPRLSEGLVTHLQRTPVDVDLALGQWRSYVDALGAAGWTCVEVPPADDCPDAVFVEDTMVVYRDLAVMARAGAESRRPEAAAAEEAVAAQGYRVERIVEPGTLDGGDVLKVDSTIYVGIGGRTNAEGVEQLRSWFEPLGAKVVGVPVTKVLHLKSAVTALPDGTVIGYPPLVDDPSVFESFLAVPEEAGAHVVLLGDNNLLMASSAPLTANLLSTRGYHPVLVDISEFEKLEGCVTCLSIRLRG; encoded by the coding sequence ATGACTCAGCGCGCGTTGGTACGGCGGCCCGGGCCGCGGTTGTCCGAAGGCCTCGTCACCCACCTCCAGCGAACCCCTGTCGACGTCGATCTCGCGCTCGGCCAGTGGCGGTCGTACGTCGATGCCCTCGGTGCTGCCGGGTGGACGTGTGTGGAGGTGCCGCCGGCCGACGACTGCCCGGACGCGGTATTCGTCGAGGACACGATGGTGGTCTACCGAGACCTTGCGGTGATGGCCCGCGCCGGAGCCGAGTCGCGCCGTCCGGAGGCCGCCGCGGCCGAAGAGGCGGTCGCCGCGCAGGGCTACCGGGTCGAGCGAATCGTCGAGCCCGGGACGTTGGATGGGGGAGACGTCCTGAAGGTCGACTCGACCATCTACGTCGGCATCGGCGGCCGCACGAATGCCGAGGGCGTCGAGCAGTTGCGTTCTTGGTTCGAGCCGCTTGGCGCGAAGGTCGTTGGTGTGCCGGTGACGAAAGTCCTTCACCTCAAGTCGGCCGTAACGGCACTCCCAGATGGCACAGTCATCGGCTATCCGCCTTTGGTCGACGACCCCTCGGTCTTCGAGTCCTTCCTAGCCGTCCCCGAAGAGGCAGGCGCCCACGTCGTACTCCTCGGCGACAACAACCTCCTAATGGCCTCGTCAGCCCCTCTCACCGCGAACCTCCTCTCAACCCGCGGCTACCACCCCGTCCTCGTCGACATCTCCGAATTCGAAAAACTAGAAGGCTGCGTAACCTGCCTCTCCATCCGCCTCCGCGGCTAA
- a CDS encoding MBL fold metallo-hydrolase, with product MRSLTVLGSCGAWPEPGRACAGFLLEYDGFRVVLDLGYATLPRLLELCPDGAVDAVVVTHQHPDHCVDVSGLARVRYYQAPDAAPIPLYCPPGVLDVLRALEPRPDPASVFEVRELADGVVGPFRLQTVLLPHYVTNLGVRLEAPGMTVAYTGDSGPSEALSRLAVGVDLFIADATLQGPSPASEPRYVMTASEAAAGASGARRLLLTHFWPGSDRAVSVAEASQIFDGEVIAADEGLVLAFD from the coding sequence TTGAGATCGCTGACGGTTCTCGGCAGCTGCGGCGCCTGGCCCGAGCCGGGGCGGGCGTGTGCCGGGTTCTTGCTGGAGTACGACGGGTTTCGGGTCGTGCTGGATCTCGGCTACGCGACCCTGCCGCGGTTGTTGGAGCTCTGCCCGGATGGGGCTGTAGACGCGGTAGTGGTGACTCACCAGCATCCGGATCACTGCGTCGACGTGAGCGGGTTGGCCCGGGTCAGGTACTACCAGGCGCCGGATGCGGCTCCTATCCCGCTCTACTGTCCGCCGGGCGTACTGGATGTGTTGCGAGCACTAGAGCCTCGGCCCGACCCTGCGTCCGTGTTCGAGGTACGGGAGTTGGCTGACGGTGTAGTTGGGCCGTTCCGGCTGCAGACGGTTCTGCTGCCGCACTACGTCACAAACCTCGGCGTACGGCTTGAGGCGCCGGGGATGACTGTCGCCTACACAGGTGACAGTGGGCCGTCTGAGGCGTTGTCGCGACTTGCAGTTGGCGTTGATCTGTTTATCGCGGATGCGACGCTGCAAGGGCCTTCGCCCGCTAGTGAGCCGCGGTACGTGATGACGGCGTCTGAGGCGGCTGCGGGCGCTAGTGGTGCGCGGAGGTTGTTGTTGACGCACTTCTGGCCGGGGAGCGATCGGGCTGTGTCTGTTGCCGAGGCGTCGCAGATCTTCGATGGTGAGGTCATTGCTGCTGACGAGGGGCTTGTTCTAGCTTTCGACTAG
- a CDS encoding YccF domain-containing protein, protein MRTLLNLIWLVLAGFWLAVGYVIAGIICCILIVTIPFGIASFRIAGYALWPFGRTVVDRRTAGAGSVIGNVIWLIFAGWWLALGHLVTGIALFVTIIGIPLALANFKLIPISLLPLGKDIVPSDRAFA, encoded by the coding sequence ATGAGAACGCTGCTCAACCTGATCTGGCTGGTCCTCGCCGGTTTCTGGCTCGCTGTCGGTTACGTGATCGCGGGCATCATCTGCTGCATCCTGATCGTCACGATCCCGTTCGGTATCGCGTCGTTCCGGATCGCGGGCTACGCGCTCTGGCCGTTCGGGCGGACCGTGGTCGACCGCCGCACGGCCGGCGCCGGCTCGGTCATCGGCAACGTCATCTGGCTGATCTTCGCCGGCTGGTGGCTCGCGCTGGGCCACCTCGTCACGGGGATCGCGCTGTTCGTGACGATCATCGGCATCCCGCTGGCCCTCGCGAACTTCAAGCTGATCCCGATCTCCCTGCTGCCGCTCGGCAAGGACATCGTGCCCAGCGACCGCGCCTTCGCTTGA
- a CDS encoding alpha/beta fold hydrolase, with protein sequence MRRITAPDGVELAVSTYGDPGAPTLVCVHGYPDNASLWDDVVAELASDFHVVTYDVRGAGASDHPRGRASYRLERLEADFTAVLDAVSLGQPVHVLAHDWGSIQAWHFVTSAELRDRIASYVSISGPCLDHAGFFLRSRSLRALRQLLHSWYIFYFHVPGLAELGWRQGWGMKVFGRLERAAGGRRAGVDARSMADFVNGLELYRANVLPRLLRPARRTTSVPVMVVSPDGDAFVGTPMQTEVARWAPELTVRVVRGGHWMPRNDPGAVAELVREHTSRVAGWRV encoded by the coding sequence GTGCGTCGGATCACTGCGCCGGATGGTGTCGAATTGGCTGTCTCGACGTACGGCGATCCTGGCGCGCCTACTTTGGTCTGCGTGCACGGCTATCCCGATAACGCGTCGCTTTGGGATGACGTGGTCGCGGAGCTGGCGTCGGACTTCCACGTCGTGACGTACGACGTGCGCGGCGCGGGCGCTTCGGATCACCCGCGCGGGCGAGCGTCGTACCGGCTGGAGCGGTTGGAGGCGGACTTCACCGCGGTGCTGGACGCGGTGAGTTTGGGGCAACCCGTGCACGTTCTCGCGCATGACTGGGGGTCGATCCAGGCGTGGCATTTCGTCACCAGTGCGGAGCTGCGGGACCGGATCGCGTCGTACGTGTCGATCTCGGGGCCGTGCCTCGACCATGCCGGGTTCTTCCTGCGTTCGAGGTCGTTGCGGGCTTTGAGGCAGTTGCTGCACTCCTGGTACATCTTCTACTTCCACGTGCCTGGTCTGGCCGAGCTCGGGTGGCGGCAGGGCTGGGGGATGAAGGTGTTCGGCCGGTTGGAACGGGCCGCTGGTGGCCGGAGGGCTGGGGTGGATGCCCGGTCGATGGCGGATTTCGTCAACGGGCTTGAGCTCTACCGGGCCAACGTGCTGCCGCGGCTGCTCCGACCCGCGCGACGGACCACGTCGGTGCCGGTGATGGTCGTTTCGCCCGATGGTGACGCCTTTGTCGGGACGCCGATGCAGACCGAAGTCGCCCGGTGGGCCCCCGAGCTGACCGTGCGCGTGGTCAGGGGCGGGCACTGGATGCCCCGGAATGATCCCGGAGCGGTGGCCGAACTGGTCCGGGAACACACCTCTCGCGTGGCAGGCTGGCGGGTATGA
- a CDS encoding saccharopine dehydrogenase family protein, with protein sequence MKDRQYDIVLFGATGFTGRLTAQYLASKAPAGLKWALAGRNQTKLEAVRDELGLSVDLVLADVTDEASLAKMAGSTGAVITTVGPYIRYGEGLVAACADAGTDYLDLTGEPEFVDTMYVRYHQRAVETGARIVHCCGFDSIPYDLGVQYAVEQLPENVPIKVTGVVTAGGRPSAGTLQTAITIASRAKQGVAAHRERRKVEPRPEGRSVKAVPGRIHRRGGWWAVPLPTVDPLVVIASARALERYGPEFRYSHFGAVKRLPVLAGLFVGGSGVLLGAQIPAVRKLMLDRIVSGDGPSAERRAKSWFKARFIAEGGGKRVTTEFAGGDPGYDETAKMLAECALCLTYDELPETSGQVTTAVAMGPALRKRLIDAGLTIRVVSTEDY encoded by the coding sequence ATGAAGGATCGCCAGTACGACATCGTGCTCTTCGGTGCGACCGGGTTCACCGGCCGGCTGACGGCGCAATACCTTGCCAGTAAGGCGCCTGCGGGTTTGAAGTGGGCGCTGGCCGGGCGCAACCAAACCAAGCTGGAGGCCGTCCGGGATGAGCTCGGGCTGTCGGTCGACCTGGTGCTGGCCGACGTCACCGACGAGGCCTCGCTGGCGAAGATGGCCGGGTCGACCGGCGCGGTGATCACCACCGTCGGGCCGTACATCCGTTATGGCGAAGGGCTTGTGGCCGCTTGCGCCGACGCCGGCACCGACTACTTGGACCTGACGGGTGAGCCGGAATTCGTCGACACGATGTACGTCCGCTATCACCAGCGCGCGGTCGAGACCGGCGCGCGGATCGTGCATTGCTGCGGGTTCGACTCGATTCCCTACGACCTTGGTGTGCAGTACGCCGTTGAGCAATTGCCCGAGAACGTGCCGATCAAGGTGACCGGCGTGGTGACGGCCGGCGGCAGACCGTCGGCCGGGACGTTGCAGACCGCCATCACGATCGCGTCGCGGGCCAAGCAAGGTGTGGCCGCGCACAGGGAACGGCGCAAGGTCGAGCCGCGTCCGGAGGGGCGTTCGGTCAAGGCCGTGCCTGGCCGGATCCACCGCCGTGGCGGCTGGTGGGCCGTGCCGCTGCCGACCGTCGACCCGCTGGTGGTCATCGCGTCGGCGCGAGCGCTCGAGCGGTACGGGCCGGAATTCCGCTATTCGCACTTCGGCGCGGTGAAGCGTCTGCCGGTGCTGGCGGGGTTGTTCGTCGGCGGGAGCGGCGTACTGCTCGGGGCGCAGATTCCGGCGGTGCGCAAGTTGATGCTCGACCGGATCGTCTCCGGCGACGGGCCGAGCGCGGAACGACGGGCGAAGTCCTGGTTCAAGGCGCGGTTCATCGCGGAGGGCGGGGGGAAGCGCGTCACGACCGAGTTCGCCGGTGGCGACCCGGGGTATGACGAGACGGCGAAGATGCTTGCCGAGTGTGCGTTGTGCCTGACGTATGACGAGTTGCCCGAGACGTCCGGCCAGGTGACGACGGCCGTCGCGATGGGGCCGGCGTTGCGCAAGCGGCTGATCGATGCCGGTTTGACCATTCGCGTGGTTTCGACCGAGGACTACTAA
- a CDS encoding SDR family oxidoreductase has translation MAGRVVLITGASRGIGAAVARRLASEGDTLALVGLEPVELAKVAADCGPTAGWWEVDVTDTAALESAVAEIVERYGRIDVVLANAGIAAPGFSRSMDPAVWERVINVDLFGVWRTVHVTLPHLIESKGYLLLVSSLAAVVHIPGLASYNVAKAGVEALGNSLRAELRHLGVKVGVAHLTFVDTDMVRGVDAHPVFGKVRTGVPLVSRVYPLELAVEKFTRGIDRRSRVVHVPGWIGVMKAFRSLLPYVVEAGSRTSIAKADRAALADIEARGRSASSRASGAGGLADSEKIGGVVE, from the coding sequence ATGGCCGGCAGAGTCGTACTGATCACGGGAGCTTCCAGGGGAATCGGCGCGGCCGTCGCGCGTCGCCTCGCGAGTGAGGGTGACACGCTCGCGCTGGTCGGCCTGGAACCGGTCGAGCTGGCGAAGGTCGCCGCCGACTGCGGCCCAACAGCCGGTTGGTGGGAGGTCGACGTCACCGACACCGCAGCACTGGAGTCGGCCGTCGCCGAGATCGTTGAGCGCTACGGCCGGATCGATGTGGTTCTCGCCAACGCCGGTATCGCCGCACCCGGCTTCAGCCGCAGCATGGACCCGGCCGTGTGGGAGCGCGTGATCAACGTCGACCTCTTCGGCGTCTGGCGAACCGTCCACGTGACGCTGCCGCACTTGATCGAGAGCAAGGGCTACCTGCTGCTCGTCTCGTCGCTCGCGGCCGTCGTACACATTCCCGGCCTCGCGTCGTACAACGTGGCCAAGGCAGGCGTCGAGGCGCTCGGCAACAGCTTGCGCGCGGAACTGCGGCACCTCGGGGTGAAGGTCGGGGTGGCGCATCTGACCTTCGTGGATACCGACATGGTCCGCGGGGTCGACGCGCACCCGGTCTTCGGCAAGGTCCGGACCGGCGTACCGCTGGTGAGCCGGGTCTATCCGCTGGAGCTGGCCGTCGAGAAGTTCACGCGCGGTATCGACCGGCGCTCGCGGGTCGTACATGTGCCAGGCTGGATTGGCGTGATGAAGGCATTCCGGTCGCTCTTGCCGTACGTCGTGGAGGCGGGCAGTCGCACCAGCATCGCGAAGGCCGATCGCGCAGCGCTGGCGGATATCGAGGCGCGCGGGCGTTCCGCGTCGTCCCGGGCATCCGGCGCTGGTGGGTTGGCCGACTCGGAGAAGATTGGCGGGGTCGTCGAATGA
- a CDS encoding TetR/AcrR family transcriptional regulator — MNRLRPDERREQILAASRRVLEKDPHSDLSVEAVAAEAGVSPALLFHYFGSKKKFQYAVIEEAAALMLLRTAPDVSLAPDDQLRSGIRAFVGAVLEQPQLYRATLAMSAAGDPAVRKLHAEMRQTFTGWVVAAVATLGVETTPAVTLACYGWQGFVEQTLLTWLDNPSVDRGELERMCEESLGLLLLTACADDERERNVLMNLARD, encoded by the coding sequence ATGAATCGCCTTCGGCCGGACGAGCGGCGCGAGCAGATCCTCGCGGCGTCCCGTCGCGTGCTGGAAAAGGATCCGCATAGCGACCTGTCCGTCGAGGCGGTCGCGGCCGAGGCGGGCGTCTCCCCCGCGCTGCTGTTCCACTACTTCGGCTCGAAGAAGAAGTTCCAGTACGCCGTGATCGAGGAAGCCGCCGCGTTGATGCTGCTCCGGACAGCCCCGGACGTCTCACTGGCGCCGGATGACCAACTCCGTTCCGGCATCCGGGCTTTCGTCGGCGCCGTACTAGAACAACCCCAGCTCTACCGGGCGACGCTGGCGATGTCGGCGGCGGGTGATCCCGCGGTCCGGAAGTTGCACGCGGAGATGCGGCAAACGTTCACGGGCTGGGTGGTCGCGGCCGTCGCGACCCTGGGCGTAGAGACGACGCCGGCTGTGACGCTCGCCTGTTACGGCTGGCAGGGGTTCGTCGAACAGACTCTGCTGACCTGGCTCGACAACCCGTCGGTCGATCGCGGCGAGCTGGAGCGGATGTGCGAGGAGAGCCTCGGCTTGTTACTGCTGACCGCCTGTGCCGACGACGAGCGCGAGCGGAACGTGCTGATGAACCTGGCCCGGGACTAA
- the xth gene encoding exodeoxyribonuclease III: protein MLRVATANVNGIRAAYRRGMADWLTATDPDLLLMQEVRASDEILRDHLGGDWFIAHAEPGTDGSKGRAGVAVASRRPIKAERCEVGPERFLGCGRWIEADVVLDDGSTLTAVSVYVHTGEAETPPKQEEKYAFLDAMMVRLTELRADGRHVLMCGDLNIAHREEDLKAWKANRKKSGFLPDERAWLDRLFAAGWVDLGRRFGGDGPGPYSWWSWRGKAFDNDAGWRIDYQIASPELAEKADDCAVHRAPTYAERWSDHAPVVATYQV, encoded by the coding sequence GTGCTGAGAGTGGCTACTGCGAACGTCAATGGAATCCGTGCCGCCTATCGCCGGGGAATGGCCGATTGGCTCACCGCCACCGATCCCGACTTGTTGCTGATGCAGGAGGTTCGCGCCTCCGACGAGATCCTGCGCGACCACCTCGGCGGCGACTGGTTCATCGCGCACGCGGAGCCCGGGACCGATGGCAGCAAGGGCCGGGCCGGAGTGGCCGTCGCGAGTCGCCGGCCGATCAAGGCCGAGCGTTGTGAGGTCGGGCCCGAGCGATTCCTCGGCTGCGGCCGCTGGATCGAGGCGGACGTCGTACTGGATGACGGGTCGACGCTCACCGCGGTCAGCGTCTACGTCCATACCGGCGAGGCCGAGACGCCGCCGAAGCAGGAGGAGAAGTACGCCTTCCTCGACGCGATGATGGTCCGCCTCACCGAGTTGCGGGCCGACGGCCGGCACGTGCTGATGTGCGGCGACCTCAACATCGCCCACCGCGAGGAAGACCTCAAAGCCTGGAAGGCCAATCGCAAGAAGTCCGGCTTTCTGCCCGACGAGCGAGCCTGGCTGGACCGGTTGTTCGCCGCGGGCTGGGTCGATCTCGGCCGGCGCTTTGGCGGCGACGGGCCCGGACCGTACTCGTGGTGGTCGTGGCGCGGCAAGGCCTTCGACAATGACGCCGGGTGGCGCATCGACTACCAGATCGCCTCCCCCGAACTGGCGGAAAAGGCCGACGATTGCGCGGTTCACCGTGCCCCTACGTACGCCGAACGCTGGAGCGATCACGCGCCCGTTGTCGCCACCTATCAGGTCTGA